Proteins found in one Scardovia inopinata JCM 12537 genomic segment:
- a CDS encoding endonuclease III domain-containing protein, giving the protein MTPTMSTNASKRIFATLLELEGKQGWWPAATDFEMMIGAILVQHTAWANVEYSLNHLRDAGILSAQKIFEAQPQNLEALIRPTGFMKAKARTCHALSNWLLDHECESDNIPEDTSIPRLRESLLSVKGIGQETADVIRLYAFKEKCFIWDVYARRMLAALGYPSYSTYEAALKNQDVFISLDDYSLDQLGEYHGLIVEAGKRAGKEKSWEFLTSQIISQPDR; this is encoded by the coding sequence ATGACGCCTACGATGTCAACCAATGCCAGCAAGAGAATTTTCGCTACCCTGCTTGAGCTGGAAGGTAAGCAAGGATGGTGGCCTGCGGCAACTGATTTTGAAATGATGATTGGCGCTATCCTGGTTCAACACACCGCCTGGGCGAACGTAGAATACTCTCTCAATCATCTGCGGGATGCCGGTATTTTGTCTGCACAAAAAATCTTTGAAGCCCAACCTCAGAATCTGGAGGCTCTGATACGGCCGACCGGGTTCATGAAAGCAAAAGCGCGTACCTGTCATGCCCTGTCAAACTGGCTGCTCGACCATGAATGCGAATCTGATAACATTCCGGAAGATACTTCAATCCCCCGTTTGAGAGAGAGCCTGCTGTCTGTCAAGGGAATCGGTCAGGAAACCGCTGATGTTATTCGGCTCTACGCCTTCAAAGAAAAGTGCTTTATCTGGGACGTCTATGCCCGCAGAATGCTTGCTGCCCTGGGCTATCCCTCCTATTCCACTTATGAGGCAGCTTTGAAAAATCAGGATGTTTTCATTAGCCTTGATGATTATTCTCTAGACCAACTTGGCGAATACCATGGCCTGATTGTTGAAGCAGGCAAGAGAGCTGGGAAAGAAAAAAGCTGGGAGTTTTTGACAAGTCAAATAATTTCACAACCAGACAGATGA